The Drosophila sulfurigaster albostrigata strain 15112-1811.04 chromosome 3, ASM2355843v2, whole genome shotgun sequence genomic sequence ttttaatacaAAACTGATACATTCTTGTTTTAGCCTATGACTGAACAAAATGTTTAGTTTTAGATCATTGATATTGGAATGTTTttcatactatataaaattactaatcgggaaaacataaaaaatgaggAATTATCCAAATATATaccagcaataacaaacattGGATAAGTATTACCAACTCCATTTTTAGTTATTTCGCTTTGTCAAAAATTTCTTTAGTAAGAGAtgttttaattcatattatattttattatttaagaaacagTGCTGTTGGTGACTATTTAACtgactattatttttatttaaagaggctttgtaaaattgtaaagCAGAAGCATTTTCCTCGAAATTTGTAGATTAGTTCTTCTGAGATATATATCCTCTATGAAACTAATAGATGGAATCAACTGTTAATGCTTTAAACTGTagatgttattaaaaaaaatcaacattttctCTCCTTGTCGCTTAACTAACATACGTCTGTCTCGCTTTTTCATTCGCCAACTGTCTGACTTGTTCAACTTTCCCGGGATGGCATCGTTGAATGTGGCCCCTGCTCAAGTTTTGTAATCGTTTCAAGTTATCCAATTTGTAAGATGTTCCAAGCGCGCCCCCTGTCCCGTTCCCCTGCTGCTTCCCCTCGTCTCCACCCCTGCACTAGCAATGATAAATcatcttttttattatgattattttgtcggtgtttttttttcgggtaACCGTTTCCCATCTTCGATCATTGacatttttacatttgttcACTCTataaagcaactaaaaattAATCCTTTTGTAGTCGCACATAAATGTCCACATTGGATGCCATAAGAGGGGTCTTCACATCAAATTTGCAGGAATCAACTGTTTGTTCGCACTTAGCTACACTGTGATTACGCAATAAGTGATCGACACCAAGTTTAGCCTGCAGAAGTCCAAGTTTCATGCCAATGCAGTTGCGGGGACCGATGCCAAAAGGCATATAGGCATCCATGTTGATCTTGTCACGATTTTCTGGCGCGAAGCGTTCAGGATCTTAATTCTCTGgaaatgtattattaaaatgaataacaggtatttgaaaatgtatgttatatataccTTCTCATCTCGATGAATCGCCAGAGTAGAGACATAAAAGGCCATGCCATTTGGTACCTCCAGATCGTAGTAAGGCTGTAGAGTAAACTTTTCCCCCGACTTGGGTTGGGCGCATTCTCGTTCAACGTATCCAGCGATGGGATACTTTCTCAAAGTCTCATTGACAACTTGACTAAGATAAGGCATTTCCTGCAAGCGTTCATAGCTCATCCCTGAAGTATTCCTTTATCTCCGAGCGAAGTCGATCTTGGATCGCAGTATTGTGTACTAACTCAAACAGAGTCATTGCCATGGTAGATGAACTAGTCTCAAATCCAGCTGTCTGAAATAGAGCAGCTTGGGCAACCAAGTACTCTAGATCTTTATCATTAAACTCATTATTTTTAGATTGAGTCTCTCGTTTCATAGCCAGTAGAACGTCGACTAGATCGTTACGTTGCACTCCAGACTTTTCACGCTCATTCAAAACATAGGATACAGTACGAATAAAGAAATCTCTGGTCACTTTGGGAAACATTTTGACACGCAGCAAGGGAATCAGTTTCGTTAATATTAGCATGCAGAAAACATCTAAAAACGTTTTCAAGTTGAGCTTAAAGAATTCAGTGTTAACCTTAAAGAACTCGCTATTGTCCATTTTCAAAGCATTAGCCTTGATTCCAAAAGCAATACTCGCTACAAGATCAATGGTAAATCGAGCACATTTATCCTTAATGCGAACAACAGAATTATCGGGCACTTTCCCCAAGTTCTCCTCTAGATCCTTACCAACCTATAAAATAATCGATTactttttatgtgttttttgatatatatCAAGATGTACTTACTTCCACCATCAGCGGCtacatttgctttatttttccTGGTAAAGACAGGAGAGATTTTATTCCTGAGAACTTTCCAATCCTCACTGGAACAAAGTAAGAGATTGTTGTAGACGATTGTATCTTGAATTGGATCCGTTTGTATAACTCGATTTACAAAATGGTTGAACTTCTTGATCATCACAGTCTTGACAAGGTCAAGATCCCTCACAATTACTCCAGGACCCTTCAGGAAGTATACTCCGATTAATGGCTCGTTCTCGAATCCTTTGGCTGAGTGGAGCATACTAATTTGCTCATAGAGTGGAACTTTCCCAGTCAAAAAACTACGTTTATTTCCAAATATGGGCTCAGGTTTGATCGACTTCACACCATTTCTTTGCCAATAACCATAAAAGCGCTTTtgccaaatataaaaaacaagtgcAGCACTCgcgaaaaatataattaattccGTAAACATCTTTTTAGTTTGCTGTATAAAACATGACTCAACGTGAATGAAAATGTTAGCGGTCTTTTATAGCAATTCTCTTATCATGTTTGTCATGCTGACAAACGATGACACagctaaaaatgaaaacttgttatatgtacatatatacgcAATTAGTATGTATGCaaagttattaatattattattcaataacACATTCTAAAGCATTGATCTCTTATTATAATATCATTTCCATAAACTTATTAaacaaatgcatattttaatttcattattactggcaataaaatcaaaagtgtTGCAGTGTTGCGCAATGTAATGCTGAATATTGGTGATCGTGCGTAATTTTATTCACTGCTTTTATCTTAGCACGAGACTTCTTATCAACTAGCAAGTCATTATTAATGTCACAACCTTACCCTAAGACTAGCATTtcttaatacatatatattttttgttattgttgggcATTCCTTTCTGATAACAACCCAGATGGCACGTGACAATAATAAAGGGCGTCACAATATCAGAAATACAAGTGCTGTAGATTCATAAATGAGCACTCAAAcaatcatatttttaatcataaACCAAATATCTTAAAAACTACAAGTCAAAAACtaatttctaatattttgaaagcttcaaattatgaattaaatttcgtGATTTACGTATTTACGTTGTTCATCCAGGTTTCTTAAGACGAAGTTTTGGTAGttatttttctcatttctgCTATTCCCTGTAACGTTATTGACCTTCAATTCTTTCGCGTCTTTACCTTTATAAAACTTTTCAATCCAATCAATAAATACTTGTTGGTTTGCAATTTAATCAGCTATGCATTACTTGATAATGATCAAAATAGGAAGTCAAAATTCTGAGTCATCTCTAAGTCAAATGACAATTGCCCCAAAATATGCAAGCTGAACGCCTGGTAGAACAAAATTTATTCATAACAAATTATAGAATTCTGAtcttcaaaaatttttcgaccaacaaaaatatgcaagaaAGCTATATATATCCActacccattgtgaataaaagctaaacagtgcggaattaatttaattataccgaaataatataccaatggcgatatttggtatatttacatattgttacgttcaaaatatacaataccatacaaccaaagcaattaagacccgtagtaataagacgtttttgcccatacaaaagtatttcttaaataatttgtaaaatttgtaCTTTACTTTTACCAAATTCAGAAatcttaaatactatatataaaataataactcaTAGATTGTAAATTACtgacatttttgtatatgttttCTCTAAGAACTAATAGCGAGTGCTTCTGAATTTGTTTGTAGAAGTCtccaaaatacaatttttggttttatttactACAAACATAAAAGATTTTCTTCAATAATAATGTgaaaaaaacattaacattCTGATGCtcataaagaatatttattcaaaacataatgttcaaaataaaaagaggTGCATATTAATCCTTTTGTAGTCGAACATAGATGTCCACATTGCTTGCAATAAGTGGACTTTTCACCTCAAATTTAAAGGAATCAACTGTTTGTTCGCACTTAGCTACACTGTGATTATGCAACAAATGAACTAAACCTAGTTTAGCCTGCAGAAGTCCAAGTCTCATGCCAATGCAGTTGCGGGGACCGATCCCAAAAGGTAAATAGGcattattgttgattttatcACGGTTCTCTGGGGCAAAGCGATCTGGATCATATTTCTCAGGATCTGGCCAATACTGCAAtgatgaataaaaaaattatttgaaagaTTTTCATTGGAACTTTATGACATATGTTTACTTTCTCATCTCGATGAATCGCAAGAGTTGACACATAAAAGGGCATGCCACTCGGCACCTCAAAATCATAGTGGGGTTTTAGAGTAAACTTTTCTCCTGATTGCGGTTGGGCGCATTCTCGTTCAACGAAGGCAGCGATAGGATACTTTCTCAAAGTCTCATTGACAACTTGACTAAGATAAGGCATTTCCTGCAAACGCTCATAGCTGATGTGATCCTCATCTCCGAAGTATTTCTTTATCTCCGAGCGTAGTCGATCTTGGATCACAGTATTGTGTACTAACTCAAAGAGCGTCATTGCCATGGTAGATGAACTAGTCTCAAATCCAGCTGTCTGAAATATACCAGCTTGGGCAACCAAATACTCCAAATCTTTATCATTAAAATCTTTTTGAGATTGAGTCTCTCTCTTCATTGCCAGTAGAACATCGACTAGATCATTGCGTTGGACTCCAGACTTCTCACGCTCATCTAAAACATAGGATATAGTACGAATAAAGAAATCTCTGGTTTTTTTTGGAAACATTTTGGTACGCATCAAAGGAACCAATTTCGGTAGTAGTAACATGCAGAAATTATCCAAAAACGATTTCAAGTTAAACTTAAAGAATTCATTGTTAATCCTGAAGAACTCGCTATTCTCGATTTTCAGAGCATTAGCATTGATTCCAAAAGCAATACTCGCTATAAGATCAATGGTAAACCGAGCACATTTATCCTTAATTAGAACAACAGAATCAGCGGGCACTTTCCCCAAGTTCTCCTCCAGTTCCTTTCCGACctacaaaaattcaattaatttacatgTTTTTTTATACCATATAAAAAGATGTACTCACTTCCACCATCAAGGGATACATTTGCTTAATCTTTCCGCTGGTAAAGACAGGCGAGATTGTATTCCTAAGACCTTTCCAATGCGGAGTGCGCGAAAGCAAAAGATTATTGTAGCCGAGAGAATCGTGAATTGGATCCGTTTGTATAACTCGATTCACAAAATAGTTGAACTTCTTGATCATCACAGTCTTGATCAGGTCAAGATCCCGCACAATTACTCCAGGACCCTTAAGGAAGTATACTCCGATTAATGGCTCGTCCTCAAATCCCTTGGTTGCGTGGAGAATACTGAGTTGTTCATAGAAAGGAATTTTCCCAGTAAGAAAACTACgtatatttccaaaaattGGCTCTGGCTTAATTGATTTCACTCCATTACGCTGCCAAAAGCTATAAAAACGCTTCTGCCAGATATAAAACAGAACTGCAACACTGgcgaaaaatataaagaattcCGTAAACATCTTTTTAGTTTGTAGCAAAATACACAACTTACTGTGAATGCAAATGTTTGGGGTATTTATACCAATTCTCTTATCTGGTTAGAGTCGTGCTGATAACAGGTCAAAATGTACACATGTGaagtatatatggtatatacgACCTcgaatatttatgtaaattgctTTATGCTATATCCATTAATCCAATAATACATATGTTCTAAAATTTTCTTCtcttaataatataatattcataaacTTATTAAAgattctttaaaatttcgtCAGACTCGCACTCAACCCTAGAGTGTAGCGTTTTTGGCAATATAATGCTGAATGGGATCGTGCGTAATTTTATTCACTTCATTCAACTTTCTACGAGTCTTCTTATCATATAGCAAGTCATTATTACTTTCGCAGCCTTACGCTTTGactttatcaattttttttttttttcctcttggGCATTCCTTAGTGATAACGATGTAGACGGCACGTCGCTAAAATAAAGGGTGTCACATTGTATGGTTCAAGAATTGTAGACTTGTCAGCAGTCAACAAATAAGattcaaatttcaaagaaatttattaaaaagtagtatacattttgaaataaaatcaagttAGAGTTAGtcgagtttgctcgactgtgagatacccgcgacccattttgaataaaagcaaaatatataaagcaaaatatattattttcaaaatataccaaaaatactaaaaatataccaaatggcatatggatatagtaccacattaaaaaaataagtaagaaagctacagtcgagtgtactcgactgtgagatacccgctacccattttgaataaaagcaatatagtttgcggtattattttcaaaatataccaaatatactgcaaaatactaaaaatataccaaatggtatatgtggtataccgatatagtggcgcattcaaaatataccatagacggcacaatataccagattgtcagccaaagcaactcagacccctagtaagtaggcgtttttgcccatacaaaggtatttctttaataacttccacaatttcagggatcataactactatagttattaccgtatataccaaaattcgtaaccctagctttaaaattacgcttgttgttcgatttttttttatttgcaggggcggaagtgggcgtggcaaaaatttgaaacaaacttgatctgcgtgcaaacataacaaatgctgtcgaaaaaaaattatagctctatctcttatagtctctgagatctaggtgttcatacggacagacggacagacggacggacggacagacggacatggctatatcgtctcggctgttgacgctgatcaagaatatatatactttatagggtcggagatgcctccttctacctgttacatacatttcctgccggcacaaagttataatacccttctaccctatgggtataaACAggctttttaattttatgagcTGTTCGTATGTTACtatgtatttgaaataatttgtaagcaaacaattaaaaattatttttagaagACAGTTAAACCCATGATCAAATgtaaacaagtgagaaagttacagtcgagtgtgctcgactgtgagatgcccgctacccattttaataaaggcaaaatatttcggtattattttccaaatataccgaaaatactaaacaaaatactaaaaatataccgaatggcatgtttggtatatcgatatagtacaccattcaaaatataccatagactgcacaatataccagattgtcggccacagcaactaagacccctagtaagttggcgtttttgcccatacaaaagtatttctttaataacttccacaatttttaagtgatcgtaaccaaattttcaggaatcataactactatagtaattattgtatataccacaattcgcaactctagctttaaaattaggcttgttattcgatttttttgatttgcggggcggaagtgggcgtggcaaaaatttgaaacaaacttgatctgcgtgcaagcttaacaaatactgtcgaaaaaaatatttagctttATCTCTCATAGTCTCttagatccagtgtttcataaaGACGGACGGatagacacacagacggacggacggacatggctagattgtctcggctgttgacgctgatcatgaatatatatactttatagggtcggagatgccttcttctacctgttacatacatttcctgccggcacaaagttataataatacccttctaccctatgggtagcaaGTATAAACACTCATCCTTAAGAATAAATCTGTTCGTCAGAACTGACTGAATAAAAACGCACAGTCCATACGGTGAGAGCTAGGAGgctacatattatattttgcaaaaaaaactgaatttttCGGCATTTCTACAACGCCTACAGCAGTATAGCCATATCTGATAGTCTGTCTGCCCGCTAGAGTGTAAATACAATAGACTAGAATAGacatacaataatatctaCAGTATTTTTGAttctgaaaaatttaaatacgatcagatagaaattgtaaaaatcatttaagaaatacttttgtatggcaaaaaacgCAAAATAATAGAATCTTAGTCTGGTATGCTGagtactctatagtatattttaaacgtagtaagtactatatcaatatattaaatatagtcttgggtatatttttgtatttttgcggtatattttaagaattttaccGAACTGTTTTGCATTcactcaaaatgggtagcgggtatctcacagtcgactgaagctttcttaattgttttaatttaaaaccgATACATTCTTGTTTTAGCCTATGACTGAACAAAATGTTTAGTTTTAGATTATTGATATTGGAATGttttacatactatataaaattactaatcgggaaaacataaaaaatgaggAATTATCCAAGCAATGTACCACCAATAACAAACATTGGAGAAGTATTACCAATTTCATCTTTAGTTATTTCGCTttgtcaaaaatttttttagtaAGAGAtgttttaattcatattatattttattatttaagaaacagTGCTGTTGGTGACTAAGACTGTTTTATTTAAAGCGGCtttgtaaaattgtaaagCAGAAGCATTTTCCTCGAAATTTTTAGATCAGTTAGCTTCTGAGATCTGTATGCTCTAAGAGACTGATAGATGGAATCAACTGTTAATGCATTAAACTGTagatgttattaaaaaaaatcaacattttctCTCCTTGTCGCTTTTTCATTCGCCAACTGTCTGACTTGTTCAACTTTCCCGGGATGGCATCGCTGAATGTGGCCCCTGCTCAAGTTTTGTAATCGTTTCAAGTTATCCAATTTGTAAGATGTTCCAAGCGCGCCCCCTGTCCCGTTCCCCTGCTGCTTCCCCTCGTCTCCACCCCTGCACTAGCAATGATAAATCATCTTTtgtattatgattattttgtCGGTGTTTTTTTCGGGTAACCGTTTCCCATCTTCGACGCCTCTCCAGAACAGACGACGCCGCCGCCACAGCCAGTGCCAGCTGCTGCCTGCCGCAAGTTGCatgccgcttgccgcttgccgcatGCTGTATGCCGTATGCCGTATGGTGGCCTTTTCTTGCCTCTACCTGGTCAGTTGCATTCGTAAATTTCATTGTAATTTTATGATTATGGCCGCACGCATTTTGATTGATACTTTAGCACTACTTACGAGGCCAACGGCCTTCCCCCTGGAGCCATCGAGTTGCCAAAGGGAAGCGTGGGGGATTTGGATGGAGGGGGAGACTGCACCCTCCGCTGGCGATTCACCCTCAACCCTGCAGTCCAATtgaatttcgatttcaatGCTCATCATGTTCAAGATTATCACGTTATTGTAGTTCCAgcgaatttcaattttcagtcGAAATGCATTCGAGGCCCCGTTGAAAATACATCAATCTCATCGATGGGGCACGATGGGGAACGATGGGAAACGGGGACATGGCGGCGGGGgaagcgcacacacaaaaaacttCCTGCGGCGCACAAATTTTCAATGCCTGTGGCAACAAACTCGCGCTCATTATGGCCCATTgaggggggcgtggcagcagcagcagcaacagcaacagcaacagcggggCAACTGTGGGGCAACCTTTGGCCAATGTCCGGCCGGTAAAGCCCGCGAGGCCGGCAAGGGGCAAGTCGAAGCACTTGTCGGCTGCGTTCGCTTTGGCGGCCTCTCATTTCGTATGCCGTTAGGCGGCCCAATGTAATTATTCAATACATTTTACGTGCGTCGCATGCCAATGCTAGCCACGCCTACCGTAGCCACCGcccacctacacacacacacacacacggacacgCACTTGCTCGCCTTCACATTTGTATGGCTTTCCACTTAAACTTCATTAGAATATGTGTGGTGTGCACAGCTCGTTTCCTTCGCCCCTACTCCGTCGTATCCCCTCGCACCCTCTGTGTAGCATTCTTAGTTCGTCTCTTGCATTTGCCCCATTCACTGTTGCCACTTTCGGCGcactttgcaatttattaaacattttattgcgCCCCAAGGCATGCTTGCTAAAGTAAAATGCTACACAATGTGGCCAGACAGCTCAACTTTTCCCACCCATCCTCGCACTCCACATTCACTCAGCTGGCAACGCTGCACAATTAAAGCTTGAGCCTAATGCTCAGTGCATAAAGTAGAAGAGGAAGATACTACGTACATAAGAAAGGTCTGGGAAAACTTTGGAATGAGTTTTCTTTGGATTTCAGAAACCATAAAAGTAAAGAGTTCCTCAGGTGTTTCGCTTTATTGCTTAGGGGACGTGTATTTAAGGCGCCCTgacaataatttgtataataccaaaacatttttgcttaTTACTGAAATATCAGACGGAGAAAAGAGTTTAATGAGTTTTTCAACTTTcctacaaattaaaatataccatcacattttaacatatttaagtttaaaaatacGAATTGCTTGTTTCCTGTTTATATAAAACCTGGTTTTATGAACGTGAACAGATGAGACaccaaaaattacattttgaaaaaaaaataattcaccGATGAAGAAAGTTATTTTAGTGGCACCTGCTTTTTCAATTCATATCCATAattagtttttctttatttatcaaattgcagtcgttttccattttcatttccccGTAAGCGATGGCAACCCTGTTTGATATATTTACTACTTGTACCACCTTACTTACTAAGAGCTAAGCTCTTCTGATCCCACGCACACATCCTGACAGGCTCCCTCCAGCTGCAGCAAAGGGAGAAACGAGAgaggaaaaaataaagaatttaggTCTTCCAGGCGAGTGCATGCATTGTATGAGTCCTGTCAGGGACCACTCAGCACCCCAATTATAACGCGCTagacaataaacaaaaataataatacgaaATCTAgtccacacatacacacacacatacacttgtgCGAGCACTACTCATGTGTGCAATGCTAAGAGCAACCCTCGCTAATGAAGCTGCAGTTTTACTGCTGcttcttcctctttctctcagTGTTTGCCAACTGTGGTGTTTTGACTGTTGGGGAGGGAATAGAGTTGGAGGGGATTATCACCAGTAGCAATGGACATTCATTAGGCATAGGGGGAAAAAAACCAACCTGCGATATCCACAATTACGCTTATTTGTAGCAAACATACAACAAAGTATTCGTGCTGCCTACTATCGGCTAGCGAAGGCACGACTTAAGCACGAGCACGAGCACTCACACAAGTTCTGACACTTGctgtagttgcagttgttt encodes the following:
- the LOC133845044 gene encoding LOW QUALITY PROTEIN: probable cytochrome P450 6w1 (The sequence of the model RefSeq protein was modified relative to this genomic sequence to represent the inferred CDS: inserted 2 bases in 1 codon) — protein: MFTELIIFFASAALVFYIWQKRFYGYWQRNGVKSIKPEPIFGNKRSFLTGKVPLYEQISMLHSAKGFENEPLIGVYFLKGPGVIVRDLDLVKTVMIKKFNHFVNRVIQTDPIQDTIVYNNLLLCSSEDWKVLRNKISPVFTRKNKANVGKDLEENLGKVPDNSVVRIKDKCARFTIDLVASIAFGIKANALKMDNSEFFKVNTEFFKLNLKTFLDVFCMLILTKLIPLLRVKMFPKVTRDFFIRTVSYVLNEREKSGVQRNDLVDVLLAMKRETQSKNNEFNDKDLEYLVAQAALFQTAGFETSSSTMAMTLFELVHNTAIQDRLRSEIKEYFXGMSYERLQEMPYLSQVVNETLRKYPIAGYVERECAQPKSGEKFTLQPYYDLEVPNGMAFYVSTLAIHRDEKDPERFAPENRDKINMDAYMPFGIGPRNCIGMKLGLLQAKLGVDHLLRNHSVAKCEQTVDSCKFDVKTPLMASNVDIYVRLQKD
- the LOC133842464 gene encoding probable cytochrome P450 6w1, with protein sequence MFTEFFIFFASVAVLFYIWQKRFYSFWQRNGVKSIKPEPIFGNIRSFLTGKIPFYEQLSILHATKGFEDEPLIGVYFLKGPGVIVRDLDLIKTVMIKKFNYFVNRVIQTDPIHDSLGYNNLLLSRTPHWKGLRNTISPVFTSGKIKQMYPLMVEVGKELEENLGKVPADSVVLIKDKCARFTIDLIASIAFGINANALKIENSEFFRINNEFFKFNLKSFLDNFCMLLLPKLVPLMRTKMFPKKTRDFFIRTISYVLDEREKSGVQRNDLVDVLLAMKRETQSQKDFNDKDLEYLVAQAGIFQTAGFETSSSTMAMTLFELVHNTVIQDRLRSEIKKYFGDEDHISYERLQEMPYLSQVVNETLRKYPIAAFVERECAQPQSGEKFTLKPHYDFEVPSGMPFYVSTLAIHRDEKYWPDPEKYDPDRFAPENRDKINNNAYLPFGIGPRNCIGMRLGLLQAKLGLVHLLHNHSVAKCEQTVDSFKFEVKSPLIASNVDIYVRLQKD